In Monodelphis domestica isolate mMonDom1 chromosome 4, mMonDom1.pri, whole genome shotgun sequence, one DNA window encodes the following:
- the ETV2 gene encoding ETS translocation variant 2 isoform X1, with amino-acid sequence MDLNWLCWDELALQEVPLGSVLEHPGLASGEADFYSSKASTLSDPRGLDPRTPGVGWKGLPANECGSDFPFPEFPWGTTDSSSLNLPCSGDWTDSTWFNPVSQPYCPTPFTYSESTGIADLTTSQASFTSWTTTPVPSGPTLWDCPNRPCWEGGSATGMEYPTSWEFSQPSGCSAPSSGCPVSSDSTPRSDRTIAVRGPRTGHRGPIQLWQFLLELLRDRAGQGCIRWTGNSREFQLCDPKEVARLWGERKKKPGMNYEKLSRGLRYYYRRDIVHKSGGRKYTYRFGGRVPDLP; translated from the exons ATGGACCTGAACTGGCTTTGCTGGGATGAGCTGGCGCTGCAGGAAGTGCCCCTGGGATCCGTCTTGGAGCACCCTGGCCTGG CCTCAGGAGAAGCAGATTTTTACAGCTCAAAGGCTTCCACCCTGTCCGACCCCAGAGGCTTGGACCCCCGGACCCCTGGAGTCGGGTGGAAAG GGCTCCCAGCTAACGAATGCGGCTCGGATTTCCCGTTTCCTGAATTTCCCTGGGGGACTACTG ACTCGTCCTCCTTGAATCTCCCATGTTCCGGCGACTGGACGGACTCTACATGGTTCAACCCAGTCTCCCAACCCTACTGTCCTACCCCTTTTACCTACTCTGAAAGCACGGGAATCGCGGATCTTACCACCAGCCAGGCAAGCTTCACCTCATGGACTACCACCCCCGTGCCCAGCGGTCCCACCCTCTGGGACTGCCCCAACCGTCCTTGCTGGGAGGGTGGCAGCGCCACCGGCATGGAATATCCCACCTCCTGGGAGTTCAGCCAGCCTTCGGGATGTTCAGCTCCCTCCAGCGGGTGCCCAGTCTCGTCGGACTCAACACCACGCTCGGACCGTACCATCGCCGTCCGCGGCCCCAGGACTGGACACCGTG GTCCCATCCAGTTGTGGCAATTCCTACTGGAACTCCTCCGGGACCGAGCCGGCCAGGGCTGCATCCGTTGGACCGGGAATAGCCGCGagttccagctatgtgacccgaAGGAG GTGGCCCGTCTGTGGGGGGAGCGCAAAAAGAAGCCGGGGATGAACTACGAGAAACTGAGTCGAGGGCTGCGTTACTATTACCGCCGGGACATCGTTCACAAGAGCGGCGGCCGAAAGTACACTTACCGCTTTGGGGGCCGCGTCCCCGACCTGCCCTGA
- the ETV2 gene encoding ETS translocation variant 2 isoform X2: MDLNWLCWDELALQEVPLGSVLEHPGLASGEADFYSSKASTLSDPRGLDPRTPGVGWKGLPANECGSDFPFPEFPWGTTDSSSLNLPCSGDWTDSTWFNPVSQPYCPTPFTYSESTGIADLTTSQASFTSWTTTPVPSGPTLWDCPNRPCWEGGSATGMEYPTSWEFSQPSGCSAPSSGCPVSSDSTPRSDRTIAVRGPRTGHRGPIQLWQFLLELLRDRAGQGCIRWTGNSREFQLCDPKELP, encoded by the exons ATGGACCTGAACTGGCTTTGCTGGGATGAGCTGGCGCTGCAGGAAGTGCCCCTGGGATCCGTCTTGGAGCACCCTGGCCTGG CCTCAGGAGAAGCAGATTTTTACAGCTCAAAGGCTTCCACCCTGTCCGACCCCAGAGGCTTGGACCCCCGGACCCCTGGAGTCGGGTGGAAAG GGCTCCCAGCTAACGAATGCGGCTCGGATTTCCCGTTTCCTGAATTTCCCTGGGGGACTACTG ACTCGTCCTCCTTGAATCTCCCATGTTCCGGCGACTGGACGGACTCTACATGGTTCAACCCAGTCTCCCAACCCTACTGTCCTACCCCTTTTACCTACTCTGAAAGCACGGGAATCGCGGATCTTACCACCAGCCAGGCAAGCTTCACCTCATGGACTACCACCCCCGTGCCCAGCGGTCCCACCCTCTGGGACTGCCCCAACCGTCCTTGCTGGGAGGGTGGCAGCGCCACCGGCATGGAATATCCCACCTCCTGGGAGTTCAGCCAGCCTTCGGGATGTTCAGCTCCCTCCAGCGGGTGCCCAGTCTCGTCGGACTCAACACCACGCTCGGACCGTACCATCGCCGTCCGCGGCCCCAGGACTGGACACCGTG GTCCCATCCAGTTGTGGCAATTCCTACTGGAACTCCTCCGGGACCGAGCCGGCCAGGGCTGCATCCGTTGGACCGGGAATAGCCGCGagttccagctatgtgacccgaAGGAG ctccCCTGA
- the RBM42 gene encoding RNA-binding protein 42 isoform X6, giving the protein MAGTGPPPGLPGAAGAVPSGPGPGVPGKSGEERLKEMEAEMALFEQEVLGAPISGIPTPVVPAVEPAPVIRPIIATNTYQQVQQSLEARAAAAATVIAPIVGPPGPFVGPVGFGPGGDRGRLDSPEARDAMFLRRAGGPRPMALRPPHQALVGPPLPGPPGPPMMLPPMARAPGPPLGTMATLRPPPEEPPAPRELGLGLGLGLKEKEEAAAVAVAAAAAAGLEEAGAAVGGPGAAAVIGPSLPLPLAMPLPEPEPLPLPLEVVRGLLPPLRIPELLSLRPRPRPRPEPQPPPGLMALEVPEPLGEDKKKGKPEKLKRCIRTAAGSSWEDPSLLEWDADDFRIFCGDLGNEVNDDILARAFSRFPSFLKAKVIRDKRTGKTKGYGFVSFKDPSDYVRAMREMNGKYVGSRPIKLRKSMWKDRNLDVVRKKQKEKKKLGLR; this is encoded by the exons ATGGCTGGGACTGGGCCGCCCCCGGGACTCCCTGGCGCGGCAGGGGCCGTGCCCTCGGGCCCGGGTCCTGGCGTCCCCGGGAAGAGCGGCGAGGAGCGACTGAAAGAGATGGAGGCGGAGATGGCGCT GTTTGAGCAGGAAGTCTTGGGGGCTCCAATATCTGGGATTCCAACCCCAGTTGTACCAGCTGTGGAGCCTGCCCCTGTGATCCGCCCAATCATTGCCACCAACACCTACCAGCAG GTCCAGCAGAGCCTGGAAGCccgggcagcagcagcagccacagtAATTGCTCCTATTGTAGGTCCCCCTGGCCCCTTTGTGGGTCCTG TTGGCTTCGGCCCTGGAGGAGACAGAGGTCGTCTTGACAGCCCTGAGGCCCGAGATGCCATGTTCCTTCGCCGGGCGG GTGGCCCACGGCCCATGGCTCTTCGGCCACCACATCAAGCCCTGGTTGGGCCTCCCCTTCCTGGTCCCCCTGGACCCCCCATGATGTTACCACCTATGGCCCGGGCACCAGGACCCCCACTTGGCACAATGGCAACCCTGAGGCCTCCCCCA GAGGAGCCTCCAGCCCCTCGGGAACTAGGtctgggcctgggcctggggctgaaagagaaagaggaggctgCTGCTGTGGCTGTGGCAGCTGCTGCAGCTGCAGGGCTGGAAGAAGCGGGTGCAGCTGTGGGGGGCCCAGGAGCTGCTGCAGTCATTGGGCCCAGCCTCCCCCTGCCTTTGGCCATGCCCTTGCCTGAGCCTGAGCCCCTGCCTCTACCCCTGGAAGTCGTTCGGGGCCTGCTCCCACCCCTACGAATCCCTGAGCTCCTGTCCCTCCGCCCCAGGCCCCGGCCCCGGCCTGAGCCCCAGCCGCCCCCAGGACTCATGGCCCTGGAG GTCCCAGAGCCATTGGGTGAggacaagaagaaagggaagccaGAGAAACTAAAACGTTGCATCCGAACAGCGGCGGGGAGCAGTTGGGAAGACCCCAGCCTCCTGGAGTGGGATGCAG ATGACTTCCGGATCTTCTGTGGGGACCTGGGCAATGAAGTGAATGATGACATCTTGGCCCGAGCCTTCAGCAGATTCCCCTCCTTCCTCAAGGCCAAAGTCATCCGGGATAAGCGCACGGGCAAGACCAAGGGCTATGGTTTTGTCAGTTTCAAGGACCCCAGTGACTATGTGCGGGCCATGAGGGAGATGAACG GGAAGTATGTGGGCTCACGGCCTATCAAGCTACGAAAGAGCATGTGGAAGGACCGGAACCTGGATGTGGTACGGAAGAagcagaaggagaagaagaagctGGGCCTTAGATAG
- the RBM42 gene encoding RNA-binding protein 42 isoform X5 → MAGTGPPPGLPGAAGAVPSGPGPGVPGKSGEERLKEMEAEMALFEQEVLGAPISGIPTPVVPAVEPAPVIRPIIATNTYQQVQQSLEARAAAAATVIAPIVGPPGPFVGPVGFGPGGDRGRLDSPEARDAMFLRRAAGGPRPMALRPPHQALVGPPLPGPPGPPMMLPPMARAPGPPLGTMATLRPPPEEPPAPRELGLGLGLGLKEKEEAAAVAVAAAAAAGLEEAGAAVGGPGAAAVIGPSLPLPLAMPLPEPEPLPLPLEVVRGLLPPLRIPELLSLRPRPRPRPEPQPPPGLMALEVPEPLGEDKKKGKPEKLKRCIRTAAGSSWEDPSLLEWDADDFRIFCGDLGNEVNDDILARAFSRFPSFLKAKVIRDKRTGKTKGYGFVSFKDPSDYVRAMREMNGKYVGSRPIKLRKSMWKDRNLDVVRKKQKEKKKLGLR, encoded by the exons ATGGCTGGGACTGGGCCGCCCCCGGGACTCCCTGGCGCGGCAGGGGCCGTGCCCTCGGGCCCGGGTCCTGGCGTCCCCGGGAAGAGCGGCGAGGAGCGACTGAAAGAGATGGAGGCGGAGATGGCGCT GTTTGAGCAGGAAGTCTTGGGGGCTCCAATATCTGGGATTCCAACCCCAGTTGTACCAGCTGTGGAGCCTGCCCCTGTGATCCGCCCAATCATTGCCACCAACACCTACCAGCAG GTCCAGCAGAGCCTGGAAGCccgggcagcagcagcagccacagtAATTGCTCCTATTGTAGGTCCCCCTGGCCCCTTTGTGGGTCCTG TTGGCTTCGGCCCTGGAGGAGACAGAGGTCGTCTTGACAGCCCTGAGGCCCGAGATGCCATGTTCCTTCGCCGGGCGG caGGTGGCCCACGGCCCATGGCTCTTCGGCCACCACATCAAGCCCTGGTTGGGCCTCCCCTTCCTGGTCCCCCTGGACCCCCCATGATGTTACCACCTATGGCCCGGGCACCAGGACCCCCACTTGGCACAATGGCAACCCTGAGGCCTCCCCCA GAGGAGCCTCCAGCCCCTCGGGAACTAGGtctgggcctgggcctggggctgaaagagaaagaggaggctgCTGCTGTGGCTGTGGCAGCTGCTGCAGCTGCAGGGCTGGAAGAAGCGGGTGCAGCTGTGGGGGGCCCAGGAGCTGCTGCAGTCATTGGGCCCAGCCTCCCCCTGCCTTTGGCCATGCCCTTGCCTGAGCCTGAGCCCCTGCCTCTACCCCTGGAAGTCGTTCGGGGCCTGCTCCCACCCCTACGAATCCCTGAGCTCCTGTCCCTCCGCCCCAGGCCCCGGCCCCGGCCTGAGCCCCAGCCGCCCCCAGGACTCATGGCCCTGGAG GTCCCAGAGCCATTGGGTGAggacaagaagaaagggaagccaGAGAAACTAAAACGTTGCATCCGAACAGCGGCGGGGAGCAGTTGGGAAGACCCCAGCCTCCTGGAGTGGGATGCAG ATGACTTCCGGATCTTCTGTGGGGACCTGGGCAATGAAGTGAATGATGACATCTTGGCCCGAGCCTTCAGCAGATTCCCCTCCTTCCTCAAGGCCAAAGTCATCCGGGATAAGCGCACGGGCAAGACCAAGGGCTATGGTTTTGTCAGTTTCAAGGACCCCAGTGACTATGTGCGGGCCATGAGGGAGATGAACG GGAAGTATGTGGGCTCACGGCCTATCAAGCTACGAAAGAGCATGTGGAAGGACCGGAACCTGGATGTGGTACGGAAGAagcagaaggagaagaagaagctGGGCCTTAGATAG
- the RBM42 gene encoding RNA-binding protein 42 isoform X4 — translation MAGTGPPPGLPGAAGAVPSGPGPGVPGKSGEERLKEMEAEMALFEQEVLGAPISGIPTPVVPAVEPAPVIRPIIATNTYQQVQQSLEARAAAAATVIAPIVGPPGPFVGPVGFGPGGDRGRLDSPEARDAMFLRRAVPPQRPPILRPAFVPHVLQRAGGPRPMALRPPHQALVGPPLPGPPGPPMMLPPMARAPGPPLGTMATLRPPPEEPPAPRELGLGLGLGLKEKEEAAAVAVAAAAAAGLEEAGAAVGGPGAAAVIGPSLPLPLAMPLPEPEPLPLPLEVVRGLLPPLRIPELLSLRPRPRPRPEPQPPPGLMALEVPEPLGEDKKKGKPEKLKRCIRTAAGSSWEDPSLLEWDADDFRIFCGDLGNEVNDDILARAFSRFPSFLKAKVIRDKRTGKTKGYGFVSFKDPSDYVRAMREMNGKYVGSRPIKLRKSMWKDRNLDVVRKKQKEKKKLGLR, via the exons ATGGCTGGGACTGGGCCGCCCCCGGGACTCCCTGGCGCGGCAGGGGCCGTGCCCTCGGGCCCGGGTCCTGGCGTCCCCGGGAAGAGCGGCGAGGAGCGACTGAAAGAGATGGAGGCGGAGATGGCGCT GTTTGAGCAGGAAGTCTTGGGGGCTCCAATATCTGGGATTCCAACCCCAGTTGTACCAGCTGTGGAGCCTGCCCCTGTGATCCGCCCAATCATTGCCACCAACACCTACCAGCAG GTCCAGCAGAGCCTGGAAGCccgggcagcagcagcagccacagtAATTGCTCCTATTGTAGGTCCCCCTGGCCCCTTTGTGGGTCCTG TTGGCTTCGGCCCTGGAGGAGACAGAGGTCGTCTTGACAGCCCTGAGGCCCGAGATGCCATGTTCCTTCGCCGGGCGG TGCCCCCGCAGCGTCCCCCAATCCTGCGCCCAGCCTTCGTCCCCCATGTGCTGCAGAGAGCGG GTGGCCCACGGCCCATGGCTCTTCGGCCACCACATCAAGCCCTGGTTGGGCCTCCCCTTCCTGGTCCCCCTGGACCCCCCATGATGTTACCACCTATGGCCCGGGCACCAGGACCCCCACTTGGCACAATGGCAACCCTGAGGCCTCCCCCA GAGGAGCCTCCAGCCCCTCGGGAACTAGGtctgggcctgggcctggggctgaaagagaaagaggaggctgCTGCTGTGGCTGTGGCAGCTGCTGCAGCTGCAGGGCTGGAAGAAGCGGGTGCAGCTGTGGGGGGCCCAGGAGCTGCTGCAGTCATTGGGCCCAGCCTCCCCCTGCCTTTGGCCATGCCCTTGCCTGAGCCTGAGCCCCTGCCTCTACCCCTGGAAGTCGTTCGGGGCCTGCTCCCACCCCTACGAATCCCTGAGCTCCTGTCCCTCCGCCCCAGGCCCCGGCCCCGGCCTGAGCCCCAGCCGCCCCCAGGACTCATGGCCCTGGAG GTCCCAGAGCCATTGGGTGAggacaagaagaaagggaagccaGAGAAACTAAAACGTTGCATCCGAACAGCGGCGGGGAGCAGTTGGGAAGACCCCAGCCTCCTGGAGTGGGATGCAG ATGACTTCCGGATCTTCTGTGGGGACCTGGGCAATGAAGTGAATGATGACATCTTGGCCCGAGCCTTCAGCAGATTCCCCTCCTTCCTCAAGGCCAAAGTCATCCGGGATAAGCGCACGGGCAAGACCAAGGGCTATGGTTTTGTCAGTTTCAAGGACCCCAGTGACTATGTGCGGGCCATGAGGGAGATGAACG GGAAGTATGTGGGCTCACGGCCTATCAAGCTACGAAAGAGCATGTGGAAGGACCGGAACCTGGATGTGGTACGGAAGAagcagaaggagaagaagaagctGGGCCTTAGATAG
- the RBM42 gene encoding RNA-binding protein 42 isoform X3, with the protein MAGTGPPPGLPGAAGAVPSGPGPGVPGKSGEERLKEMEAEMALFEQEVLGAPISGIPTPVVPAVEPAPVIRPIIATNTYQQVQQSLEARAAAAATVIAPIVGPPGPFVGPVGFGPGGDRGRLDSPEARDAMFLRRAVPPQRPPILRPAFVPHVLQRAAGGPRPMALRPPHQALVGPPLPGPPGPPMMLPPMARAPGPPLGTMATLRPPPEEPPAPRELGLGLGLGLKEKEEAAAVAVAAAAAAGLEEAGAAVGGPGAAAVIGPSLPLPLAMPLPEPEPLPLPLEVVRGLLPPLRIPELLSLRPRPRPRPEPQPPPGLMALEVPEPLGEDKKKGKPEKLKRCIRTAAGSSWEDPSLLEWDADDFRIFCGDLGNEVNDDILARAFSRFPSFLKAKVIRDKRTGKTKGYGFVSFKDPSDYVRAMREMNGKYVGSRPIKLRKSMWKDRNLDVVRKKQKEKKKLGLR; encoded by the exons ATGGCTGGGACTGGGCCGCCCCCGGGACTCCCTGGCGCGGCAGGGGCCGTGCCCTCGGGCCCGGGTCCTGGCGTCCCCGGGAAGAGCGGCGAGGAGCGACTGAAAGAGATGGAGGCGGAGATGGCGCT GTTTGAGCAGGAAGTCTTGGGGGCTCCAATATCTGGGATTCCAACCCCAGTTGTACCAGCTGTGGAGCCTGCCCCTGTGATCCGCCCAATCATTGCCACCAACACCTACCAGCAG GTCCAGCAGAGCCTGGAAGCccgggcagcagcagcagccacagtAATTGCTCCTATTGTAGGTCCCCCTGGCCCCTTTGTGGGTCCTG TTGGCTTCGGCCCTGGAGGAGACAGAGGTCGTCTTGACAGCCCTGAGGCCCGAGATGCCATGTTCCTTCGCCGGGCGG TGCCCCCGCAGCGTCCCCCAATCCTGCGCCCAGCCTTCGTCCCCCATGTGCTGCAGAGAGCGG caGGTGGCCCACGGCCCATGGCTCTTCGGCCACCACATCAAGCCCTGGTTGGGCCTCCCCTTCCTGGTCCCCCTGGACCCCCCATGATGTTACCACCTATGGCCCGGGCACCAGGACCCCCACTTGGCACAATGGCAACCCTGAGGCCTCCCCCA GAGGAGCCTCCAGCCCCTCGGGAACTAGGtctgggcctgggcctggggctgaaagagaaagaggaggctgCTGCTGTGGCTGTGGCAGCTGCTGCAGCTGCAGGGCTGGAAGAAGCGGGTGCAGCTGTGGGGGGCCCAGGAGCTGCTGCAGTCATTGGGCCCAGCCTCCCCCTGCCTTTGGCCATGCCCTTGCCTGAGCCTGAGCCCCTGCCTCTACCCCTGGAAGTCGTTCGGGGCCTGCTCCCACCCCTACGAATCCCTGAGCTCCTGTCCCTCCGCCCCAGGCCCCGGCCCCGGCCTGAGCCCCAGCCGCCCCCAGGACTCATGGCCCTGGAG GTCCCAGAGCCATTGGGTGAggacaagaagaaagggaagccaGAGAAACTAAAACGTTGCATCCGAACAGCGGCGGGGAGCAGTTGGGAAGACCCCAGCCTCCTGGAGTGGGATGCAG ATGACTTCCGGATCTTCTGTGGGGACCTGGGCAATGAAGTGAATGATGACATCTTGGCCCGAGCCTTCAGCAGATTCCCCTCCTTCCTCAAGGCCAAAGTCATCCGGGATAAGCGCACGGGCAAGACCAAGGGCTATGGTTTTGTCAGTTTCAAGGACCCCAGTGACTATGTGCGGGCCATGAGGGAGATGAACG GGAAGTATGTGGGCTCACGGCCTATCAAGCTACGAAAGAGCATGTGGAAGGACCGGAACCTGGATGTGGTACGGAAGAagcagaaggagaagaagaagctGGGCCTTAGATAG
- the RBM42 gene encoding RNA-binding protein 42 isoform X2: MAGTGPPPGLPGAAGAVPSGPGPGVPGKSGEERLKEMEAEMALFEQEVLGAPISGIPTPVVPAVEPAPVIRPIIATNTYQQVQQSLEARAAAAATVIAPIVGPPGPFVGPVGFGPGGDRGRLDSPEARDAMFLRRAAVPPQRPPILRPAFVPHVLQRAGGPRPMALRPPHQALVGPPLPGPPGPPMMLPPMARAPGPPLGTMATLRPPPEEPPAPRELGLGLGLGLKEKEEAAAVAVAAAAAAGLEEAGAAVGGPGAAAVIGPSLPLPLAMPLPEPEPLPLPLEVVRGLLPPLRIPELLSLRPRPRPRPEPQPPPGLMALEVPEPLGEDKKKGKPEKLKRCIRTAAGSSWEDPSLLEWDADDFRIFCGDLGNEVNDDILARAFSRFPSFLKAKVIRDKRTGKTKGYGFVSFKDPSDYVRAMREMNGKYVGSRPIKLRKSMWKDRNLDVVRKKQKEKKKLGLR; encoded by the exons ATGGCTGGGACTGGGCCGCCCCCGGGACTCCCTGGCGCGGCAGGGGCCGTGCCCTCGGGCCCGGGTCCTGGCGTCCCCGGGAAGAGCGGCGAGGAGCGACTGAAAGAGATGGAGGCGGAGATGGCGCT GTTTGAGCAGGAAGTCTTGGGGGCTCCAATATCTGGGATTCCAACCCCAGTTGTACCAGCTGTGGAGCCTGCCCCTGTGATCCGCCCAATCATTGCCACCAACACCTACCAGCAG GTCCAGCAGAGCCTGGAAGCccgggcagcagcagcagccacagtAATTGCTCCTATTGTAGGTCCCCCTGGCCCCTTTGTGGGTCCTG TTGGCTTCGGCCCTGGAGGAGACAGAGGTCGTCTTGACAGCCCTGAGGCCCGAGATGCCATGTTCCTTCGCCGGGCGG cAGTGCCCCCGCAGCGTCCCCCAATCCTGCGCCCAGCCTTCGTCCCCCATGTGCTGCAGAGAGCGG GTGGCCCACGGCCCATGGCTCTTCGGCCACCACATCAAGCCCTGGTTGGGCCTCCCCTTCCTGGTCCCCCTGGACCCCCCATGATGTTACCACCTATGGCCCGGGCACCAGGACCCCCACTTGGCACAATGGCAACCCTGAGGCCTCCCCCA GAGGAGCCTCCAGCCCCTCGGGAACTAGGtctgggcctgggcctggggctgaaagagaaagaggaggctgCTGCTGTGGCTGTGGCAGCTGCTGCAGCTGCAGGGCTGGAAGAAGCGGGTGCAGCTGTGGGGGGCCCAGGAGCTGCTGCAGTCATTGGGCCCAGCCTCCCCCTGCCTTTGGCCATGCCCTTGCCTGAGCCTGAGCCCCTGCCTCTACCCCTGGAAGTCGTTCGGGGCCTGCTCCCACCCCTACGAATCCCTGAGCTCCTGTCCCTCCGCCCCAGGCCCCGGCCCCGGCCTGAGCCCCAGCCGCCCCCAGGACTCATGGCCCTGGAG GTCCCAGAGCCATTGGGTGAggacaagaagaaagggaagccaGAGAAACTAAAACGTTGCATCCGAACAGCGGCGGGGAGCAGTTGGGAAGACCCCAGCCTCCTGGAGTGGGATGCAG ATGACTTCCGGATCTTCTGTGGGGACCTGGGCAATGAAGTGAATGATGACATCTTGGCCCGAGCCTTCAGCAGATTCCCCTCCTTCCTCAAGGCCAAAGTCATCCGGGATAAGCGCACGGGCAAGACCAAGGGCTATGGTTTTGTCAGTTTCAAGGACCCCAGTGACTATGTGCGGGCCATGAGGGAGATGAACG GGAAGTATGTGGGCTCACGGCCTATCAAGCTACGAAAGAGCATGTGGAAGGACCGGAACCTGGATGTGGTACGGAAGAagcagaaggagaagaagaagctGGGCCTTAGATAG
- the RBM42 gene encoding RNA-binding protein 42 isoform X1 codes for MAGTGPPPGLPGAAGAVPSGPGPGVPGKSGEERLKEMEAEMALFEQEVLGAPISGIPTPVVPAVEPAPVIRPIIATNTYQQVQQSLEARAAAAATVIAPIVGPPGPFVGPVGFGPGGDRGRLDSPEARDAMFLRRAAVPPQRPPILRPAFVPHVLQRAAGGPRPMALRPPHQALVGPPLPGPPGPPMMLPPMARAPGPPLGTMATLRPPPEEPPAPRELGLGLGLGLKEKEEAAAVAVAAAAAAGLEEAGAAVGGPGAAAVIGPSLPLPLAMPLPEPEPLPLPLEVVRGLLPPLRIPELLSLRPRPRPRPEPQPPPGLMALEVPEPLGEDKKKGKPEKLKRCIRTAAGSSWEDPSLLEWDADDFRIFCGDLGNEVNDDILARAFSRFPSFLKAKVIRDKRTGKTKGYGFVSFKDPSDYVRAMREMNGKYVGSRPIKLRKSMWKDRNLDVVRKKQKEKKKLGLR; via the exons ATGGCTGGGACTGGGCCGCCCCCGGGACTCCCTGGCGCGGCAGGGGCCGTGCCCTCGGGCCCGGGTCCTGGCGTCCCCGGGAAGAGCGGCGAGGAGCGACTGAAAGAGATGGAGGCGGAGATGGCGCT GTTTGAGCAGGAAGTCTTGGGGGCTCCAATATCTGGGATTCCAACCCCAGTTGTACCAGCTGTGGAGCCTGCCCCTGTGATCCGCCCAATCATTGCCACCAACACCTACCAGCAG GTCCAGCAGAGCCTGGAAGCccgggcagcagcagcagccacagtAATTGCTCCTATTGTAGGTCCCCCTGGCCCCTTTGTGGGTCCTG TTGGCTTCGGCCCTGGAGGAGACAGAGGTCGTCTTGACAGCCCTGAGGCCCGAGATGCCATGTTCCTTCGCCGGGCGG cAGTGCCCCCGCAGCGTCCCCCAATCCTGCGCCCAGCCTTCGTCCCCCATGTGCTGCAGAGAGCGG caGGTGGCCCACGGCCCATGGCTCTTCGGCCACCACATCAAGCCCTGGTTGGGCCTCCCCTTCCTGGTCCCCCTGGACCCCCCATGATGTTACCACCTATGGCCCGGGCACCAGGACCCCCACTTGGCACAATGGCAACCCTGAGGCCTCCCCCA GAGGAGCCTCCAGCCCCTCGGGAACTAGGtctgggcctgggcctggggctgaaagagaaagaggaggctgCTGCTGTGGCTGTGGCAGCTGCTGCAGCTGCAGGGCTGGAAGAAGCGGGTGCAGCTGTGGGGGGCCCAGGAGCTGCTGCAGTCATTGGGCCCAGCCTCCCCCTGCCTTTGGCCATGCCCTTGCCTGAGCCTGAGCCCCTGCCTCTACCCCTGGAAGTCGTTCGGGGCCTGCTCCCACCCCTACGAATCCCTGAGCTCCTGTCCCTCCGCCCCAGGCCCCGGCCCCGGCCTGAGCCCCAGCCGCCCCCAGGACTCATGGCCCTGGAG GTCCCAGAGCCATTGGGTGAggacaagaagaaagggaagccaGAGAAACTAAAACGTTGCATCCGAACAGCGGCGGGGAGCAGTTGGGAAGACCCCAGCCTCCTGGAGTGGGATGCAG ATGACTTCCGGATCTTCTGTGGGGACCTGGGCAATGAAGTGAATGATGACATCTTGGCCCGAGCCTTCAGCAGATTCCCCTCCTTCCTCAAGGCCAAAGTCATCCGGGATAAGCGCACGGGCAAGACCAAGGGCTATGGTTTTGTCAGTTTCAAGGACCCCAGTGACTATGTGCGGGCCATGAGGGAGATGAACG GGAAGTATGTGGGCTCACGGCCTATCAAGCTACGAAAGAGCATGTGGAAGGACCGGAACCTGGATGTGGTACGGAAGAagcagaaggagaagaagaagctGGGCCTTAGATAG